The Neosynechococcus sphagnicola sy1 genome window below encodes:
- a CDS encoding helix-turn-helix domain-containing protein, whose translation MKAYSVDLRQKIIDTYNSESISQRKLAKRFRVALSFIYKLLKQYRQSGDIAPKVRTLQTPTKLNEPQLQVLKQLVEANNDATLEELRDQLEQATGVRIGRSTTARMLQRLQITLKKRFTPVKKK comes from the coding sequence ATGAAAGCCTATTCGGTCGATCTACGCCAGAAAATTATCGACACCTACAACAGCGAGAGCATCTCTCAACGAAAGCTAGCGAAGCGCTTTCGAGTCGCCTTAAGCTTCATCTACAAACTGCTCAAGCAATATCGACAGAGTGGGGACATTGCCCCTAAAGTTCGCACGCTCCAAACCCCCACTAAACTTAATGAACCTCAACTCCAAGTTTTAAAACAGCTTGTAGAAGCCAATAATGATGCCACCCTAGAGGAGCTTCGCGATCAACTGGAGCAAGCAACTGGGGTCAGGATAGGACGCTCAACCACCGCTCGGATGCTCCAGAGGCTTCAAATTACCCTAAAAAAACGCTTCACCCCAGTGAAAAAGAAAG